Below is a genomic region from Flavobacterium ginsengisoli.
TACCGCTTTTTTGATCTGGATAAACAAAATGATGTTTTCCTAAAGTGGTTTTGTCCAAAGATTTAAATCCTTTCGGAAAAATAATATCTTGTCTAGAACCAAACGAAATCGAATCCAAACCTTCTTCCAAAGCGATATTTACAACTTCTTGTAATTCCCCTGGCGAAATAACGCCTCCTTTTACTATTAATCTTGTTAGTTCCATTTTTGTTTTTGTTTCAAGTTTCAGGTTTTAAGTCTGCGGATTGTGTTGATTTAAACGCAAAGAGCGCAAAGTTTTTTCGCAAAGTTTTTTAAGGTTTATATGCTGTGCGTAAAATTGTTTTCTATCGAAAAAAGTTCGCAAAGCAATACTTTGATTTTTTTTCAAAGCTTTGCGAATTTTGCCTCCTTAGTTAAGGATAAACTAAATATACTTTGCGAAAAAACTTTGCGCTCTTTGCGTTAAAATTTATGTTTAAAGTAATACAACAAGCAACATAAGCTGAAAACTATTTACATTTTGCCAATATTTCCTTTACCTCTGTTTTGCAGCTTCCGCATCCTAAACCTGCGCCCGTATTTTTGCATAATTCGGTGAAATCGTTCACGCCGCTTTTAATGGTTTCTTCAATGTTTCCAGCTCCAACTTGACTGCATGAACAAACTAATTTTCCTAAAACTGGTTTTGCATTTGAGCTTCCTCTCAAAAGCGTATTTCGTTTGTCTGATAGTTCGATTTTGCTTTCAATCATCGTTTTGAATTCGGCAAACTCATTTTTATCTCCCATTAAAATGGCACCAACCAAAAGATCATCTTTTACGATGCATTTTTTGTAATAGCGTTTCTTTAAATCGGTAAAAACAATTTCTTCGTACGAATCGTCATTTTCTGGGATGGTAAGATCGCCAATACTGCAAAGATTAATGTCTTCTAATTTCAAAATATTCATTAAAATCGAACCTTTGTAATAACTGCTAATATCACCAGCAAGGAAATTTGCAAGAATATTAGCTTGTTCTTCGGCAGCAGAAGTGATTCCGAAAAGTTTGTTTTCGAATTCTGCTATTTCTCCAATGGCAAAAATATCTGGATTTGAAGTTTGTAAATACTGATTTACTTTCACGCCACGTCCGCAAGCTAATCCGCTTTCGCGTGCAATTTCAATATTCGGAATTGTTCCAATTGTATATACAATTGCATTTGCAGTAATGATTTTTCCGCTTTTTAAAGCAATTTCGATTTCGTTTGGATTATCAGTTTCAAAAACAGTGCTGACTTCATTATCAAAATAAATCTGAATGTCTCTAAGTTGCACTTCTTCAGCCAATAATTTACTTGAAATTCGGTCTAACTGACGCTCCATCAAACGCGAAGCGCGCTGAATAATCGTTGTTTTTACTTTTTTATGTTTTAAAGCTGCGGCTAATTCCAATCCTAATAATCCGCCGCCGATAATGACAACGTGCTGTTCTTCTGGGGGAAGATTGGTACTGGCTAAATGTTTTTTCAAACGATCAGCATCTTCTTTTCGTCTAACGGTAAAACGTCCAGGAAGATGAAGCTGTGCATTTTCGGGAACGAAAGGACGGCTTCCAGTTGCCATAATCAACGAATCGAAAGTGTGAATTTCGCCTTGACTATCTATAATTGTTTTTTGTTTTGGATCTATTTTATCAATAGAAACTCCTGCTTTCATGGTGATTTTTAGTTTATTGAAAGTTTCACCATCTTTAACTTTTAAAAGCTGTTCCCAAGTGAATTCTCCCGTCATGTATTCAGGCAACAAAACACGATTGTAAAACGGATTTACTTCATTCGAAAAAACAATAATTTCATCGGTTGAATTGAATTCACGATAGTTTTGAATGAATCGGAAAGAAGCCGCTCCAGCACCAACAATCGCAATTTTCTGAAATGGTTTTACGTATTTTTTAATTGAAACTGTTGTGAACTTAAAGTCAGGTTCTTTTGAAATTGGATCAACAACCGTATTCGTTAAATTGTTGGTTCGATTTAAATCATTTTCAAGTTGTTTTCCCCAGTGCATCGGCAGAAAAAGAACTTTTTCTTTGATTGTATCGGTGACTTTCGCTTTTACGCGAACTTCTCCATTTTTACTTGAAACTACGACAATATCACCATTTTTAATATCGTTTTTAAAAGCATCAATAGGATTTATTTCTAAAACAGGACTTGGAATATGTGTTAGTAATCTAGATACTTTTCCAGTTTTTGTCATCGTATGCCATTGATCTCGAATTCTTCCTGTTGTTAAAATAAAAGGGAATTCATCATTTGGCTGAACTGATGTATTTTCGATAGAAACTGGCAGATTAAAAATTGCTTTTCCAGATGGCGTATAGAATTTTTTATCTGTAAACAATCTTGGAGTTCCTGGATGATTATAATCTGGAACTGGCCATTGAAAAGTGCCTTCAGTTTTTAAACGATTATAATTTAAGAATGAAATATCAATATTAGTATTTTTTGTAAGTGCACAATGTTCTTTGTAAACTTCTTCGGCACTGTTGAAATTGAATCCGTTGAAATTCATTTTTTTAGCAAAACGAATTAAGATTTCAATATCAGGAAGTGCTTCTCCAGGTGCATTGATTCCTTTTGGAAGATAGGAAATACGACGTTCCGAATTGGTCATCGTTCCTTCTTTTTCTAACCAACCCGCAGCAGGCAATAATAAGTCGGCAAATTTGGCTGTATCTGCATTATGCGAAATATCTTGAACGACTACAAATTTAGCGTTTTGAAGCGCTTTTTCGGCTCTTCTAGAATCGGGTAAACTCACTAGCGGATTCGTGCAAATAATCCAAACCGCTTTCATTTTTCCTGATTCTAAAGCTTCAAACATTTCCGTCGCTGTTAAACCTGGTTTATCTGAAATCTCATCAACACCCCAAAAATCTGCCACTTCTTTGCGATGTGTAGGGTTTGCAATGTCTTTATGTGTTGCCAAAAGTGTTGCCATTCCACCAACTTCGCGTCCGCCCATTGCATTGGGTTGACCTGTTAATGAAAATGGCCCAGAACCTGGTTTTCCA
It encodes:
- a CDS encoding nitrate reductase, whose protein sequence is MQSTKIKTTCSYCGVGCGIIVTNDAKNGVMVEGDKNHPVNKGMLCSKGMNLHYVVNDTSDRILYPEMRGSKNYPLERVSWDTALDRAAAVFTSIIKKHGPDSVGFYISGQCLTEEYYLVNKLVKGYFKTNNIDTNSRLCMSSAVVGYKKTFGEDSVPIAYDDIELADTFLITGANPAWCHPILFRRLEKHKEKNPKTKIICIDPRRTDTAVFSDLHLQIIPGSDIILYHAIARRIIEKGYVDHDFVKNNAENFKQYKDLVLGTSLEKASKLCGISVNDIKLAADLIGKAKGFISLWAMGLNQSAVGVDKNTALLNLSLLTGQVGKPGSGPFSLTGQPNAMGGREVGGMATLLATHKDIANPTHRKEVADFWGVDEISDKPGLTATEMFEALESGKMKAVWIICTNPLVSLPDSRRAEKALQNAKFVVVQDISHNADTAKFADLLLPAAGWLEKEGTMTNSERRISYLPKGINAPGEALPDIEILIRFAKKMNFNGFNFNSAEEVYKEHCALTKNTNIDISFLNYNRLKTEGTFQWPVPDYNHPGTPRLFTDKKFYTPSGKAIFNLPVSIENTSVQPNDEFPFILTTGRIRDQWHTMTKTGKVSRLLTHIPSPVLEINPIDAFKNDIKNGDIVVVSSKNGEVRVKAKVTDTIKEKVLFLPMHWGKQLENDLNRTNNLTNTVVDPISKEPDFKFTTVSIKKYVKPFQKIAIVGAGAASFRFIQNYREFNSTDEIIVFSNEVNPFYNRVLLPEYMTGEFTWEQLLKVKDGETFNKLKITMKAGVSIDKIDPKQKTIIDSQGEIHTFDSLIMATGSRPFVPENAQLHLPGRFTVRRKEDADRLKKHLASTNLPPEEQHVVIIGGGLLGLELAAALKHKKVKTTIIQRASRLMERQLDRISSKLLAEEVQLRDIQIYFDNEVSTVFETDNPNEIEIALKSGKIITANAIVYTIGTIPNIEIARESGLACGRGVKVNQYLQTSNPDIFAIGEIAEFENKLFGITSAAEEQANILANFLAGDISSYYKGSILMNILKLEDINLCSIGDLTIPENDDSYEEIVFTDLKKRYYKKCIVKDDLLVGAILMGDKNEFAEFKTMIESKIELSDKRNTLLRGSSNAKPVLGKLVCSCSQVGAGNIEETIKSGVNDFTELCKNTGAGLGCGSCKTEVKEILAKCK